Proteins from a genomic interval of Amycolatopsis sp. cg13:
- the rplJ gene encoding 50S ribosomal protein L10, which yields MAKPDKVAAVAEIAESFRSSSATVVTQYTGLSVTQLSQLRRALGTSAKYRVAKNTLVKRAAEDAGLEGVEDLFVGPTAIAFVQGEAVDAAKALRDFAKDNNALVIKGGYMDGRALSVDEISKIADLDSREVLLSKAAGAFKAKLSQAAALFQAPASQVARLAAALEEKQRNATGTEAAEAPAES from the coding sequence ATGGCGAAGCCCGACAAGGTGGCGGCCGTCGCCGAGATCGCGGAGAGCTTCCGCAGCAGCTCGGCCACCGTCGTTACCCAGTACACCGGCCTCTCCGTGACTCAGCTGTCCCAGCTGCGCCGCGCTCTCGGCACCAGTGCCAAGTACCGGGTCGCGAAGAACACCCTCGTCAAGCGTGCCGCCGAGGACGCTGGTCTCGAGGGCGTCGAGGACCTGTTCGTCGGCCCGACCGCGATCGCCTTCGTGCAGGGCGAGGCAGTCGACGCCGCGAAGGCACTTCGCGACTTCGCGAAGGACAACAACGCGCTTGTCATCAAGGGCGGCTACATGGACGGCCGCGCGCTGTCCGTGGACGAGATCTCCAAGATCGCTGATCTCGACAGCCGTGAGGTGCTGCTCTCCAAGGCGGCGGGCGCGTTCAAGGCGAAGCTTTCCCAGGCCGCCGCGCTGTTCCAGGCGCCGGCGTCCCAGGTTGCCCGCCTGGCTGCCGCGCTGGAGGAGAAGCAGCGCAACGCCACCGGTACCGAAGCAGCCGAAGCACCCGCCGAGAGCTGA
- the rplA gene encoding 50S ribosomal protein L1, with product MTKHSKAYRQASELIDKARLYAPLEAVKLAKETSKTKMDATVEVAMRLGVDPRKADQMVRGTVNLPHGTGKTARVIVFAVGDKAAEAEAAGADAVGTDELIERIQGGWLDFDAAIATPDQMAKVGRIARILGPRGLMPNPKTGTVTPAVEKAVKDIKGGKINFRVDKQANLHLVIGKASFDTEKLVENYAAALDEILRAKPSSAKGRYVKKITFTTTMGPGIPVDPARTRNLLTEDAAV from the coding sequence ATGACCAAGCACAGCAAGGCCTACCGCCAGGCCAGCGAGCTGATCGACAAGGCGCGCCTGTACGCGCCGCTCGAGGCCGTGAAGCTGGCGAAGGAGACCTCCAAGACGAAGATGGACGCGACCGTCGAGGTCGCGATGCGTCTCGGGGTCGACCCGCGCAAGGCCGACCAGATGGTCCGCGGCACCGTGAACCTGCCGCACGGCACCGGTAAGACCGCCCGCGTCATCGTTTTCGCCGTCGGCGACAAGGCCGCTGAGGCCGAAGCCGCCGGCGCGGACGCGGTGGGCACCGACGAACTGATCGAGCGCATCCAGGGTGGCTGGCTCGACTTCGACGCCGCGATCGCGACGCCGGACCAGATGGCCAAGGTGGGCCGCATCGCCCGCATCCTCGGCCCGCGCGGCCTCATGCCGAACCCGAAGACCGGCACGGTGACCCCCGCGGTCGAGAAGGCCGTGAAGGACATCAAGGGCGGCAAGATCAACTTCCGCGTCGACAAGCAGGCCAACCTGCACCTGGTGATCGGCAAGGCGTCGTTCGACACCGAGAAGCTGGTGGAGAACTACGCGGCCGCGCTGGACGAGATCCTGCGCGCCAAGCCGTCGTCGGCCAAGGGCCGCTACGTCAAGAAGATCACCTTCACCACCACCATGGGCCCGGGCATCCCGGTCGACCCGGCGCGGACCCGCAACCTCCTCACCGAGGACGCGGCGGTCTGA
- the rplK gene encoding 50S ribosomal protein L11 → MPPKKKKLAAIIKLQIKAGAANPAPPVGPALGQHGVNIMEFCKAYNAATESQRGDVVPVEISVYEDRSFDFKLKTPPAAKLLLKAAGVEKGSGEPHKTKVAKVTWDQVREIAKTKETDLNAHDIDQAAKIIAGTARSMGITVEG, encoded by the coding sequence ATGCCACCCAAGAAGAAGAAGCTTGCGGCGATCATCAAGCTGCAGATCAAGGCGGGTGCGGCCAACCCCGCGCCGCCGGTCGGCCCGGCGCTGGGTCAGCACGGCGTCAACATCATGGAGTTCTGCAAGGCCTACAACGCCGCGACCGAGTCGCAGCGCGGGGACGTCGTCCCGGTCGAGATCTCCGTCTACGAAGACCGGTCGTTCGACTTCAAGCTGAAGACGCCGCCGGCCGCCAAGCTGCTGCTCAAGGCCGCGGGCGTGGAGAAGGGCTCCGGCGAACCGCACAAGACCAAGGTCGCCAAGGTCACCTGGGACCAGGTCCGCGAGATCGCGAAGACCAAGGAGACCGACCTCAACGCGCACGACATCGACCAGGCCGCGAAGATCATCGCCGGCACTGCCCGCTCCATGGGCATCACGGTCGAAGGCTGA
- a CDS encoding ABC transporter permease: MTFLSGAKRIANRPLETLDTLGDQMSFYGRALLWTPRTLRRYTKEVLRLLAEVSFGSGSLAVIGGTVGVMVGLTLFTGVLVGLQGYSALNSIGTSAFTGFLTAFFNTREIAPLVAGLALSATVGAGFTAQLGAMRISEEIDALEVMGVPSLPYLVTTRIIAGFVAVIPLYVIGLLSSYLASRLVVIYIYGQSAGTYDHYFDLFLPPQDVLYSFIKVLIFSVLIILSHCYFGYRASGGPAGVGVAVGRAVRLSIVTVSVVNFFIGFAIWGTDVTVRIAG, encoded by the coding sequence ATGACGTTCCTTTCGGGGGCGAAGCGGATCGCCAACCGCCCGCTGGAAACCCTGGACACGCTCGGCGACCAGATGTCGTTCTACGGCCGGGCTCTGCTGTGGACGCCGCGCACGCTGCGCCGCTACACCAAGGAAGTGCTGCGGCTGCTGGCCGAGGTGAGCTTCGGCTCCGGCTCGCTCGCGGTCATCGGCGGCACGGTCGGCGTGATGGTCGGCCTGACGCTGTTCACCGGTGTTCTCGTCGGCCTTCAGGGCTACTCGGCGCTGAACTCGATCGGCACCTCGGCGTTCACCGGCTTCCTCACCGCGTTCTTCAACACCCGCGAGATCGCGCCGCTGGTCGCCGGGCTGGCGCTGTCGGCGACGGTCGGCGCGGGCTTCACCGCACAGCTCGGCGCGATGCGGATCTCCGAGGAGATCGACGCGCTCGAGGTGATGGGCGTGCCGAGCCTCCCGTACCTGGTGACCACGCGGATCATCGCCGGATTCGTGGCCGTGATCCCGCTGTACGTGATCGGCCTGCTGAGCTCGTACCTCGCCTCGCGGCTGGTCGTTATCTATATCTACGGACAATCCGCGGGTACCTACGACCATTACTTCGACCTGTTCCTACCACCGCAAGACGTGCTCTATTCGTTCATCAAGGTGCTGATCTTCAGCGTTTTGATCATTCTTTCGCACTGCTACTTCGGGTACCGGGCCAGCGGCGGGCCCGCCGGGGTGGGCGTGGCAGTCGGCCGCGCGGTGCGGCTTTCCATCGTCACGGTTTCGGTCGTGAACTTCTTCATCGGTTTCGCGATTTGGGGAACCGACGTCACGGTGAGGATTGCGGGATGA
- a CDS encoding ABC transporter ATP-binding protein, which translates to MGAEVVIEGLTKSFGKQTIWRDVTLTLPPGEVSAMLGPSGTGKSVFLKSMIGLLKPDRGRCVINGVDIVTCSEHKLYEIRKLFGVLFQDGALFGSMNLFDNVAFPLREHTKKSETEIRRIVLEKLEITGLAGADKKLPGEISGGMRKRAGLARALVLDPEIILVDEPDSGLDPVRTTYISQLFLDVNAQIDATFLIVSHNINLARTVPDNLGMLFRKELVMFGPREVLLTSDEPVVEQFLNGRKLGPIGMSEEKDSAQMAREQAEAEAGHGDVLNEDVRGVVPQMQVSPGVPERGGAKRRMDRVMRILHTLPAAAQEGIIESLTPEQQRHYNVRPNPGAFHHQAGPEDTQQLPPVAAPGPVPNQHQGQLPADQVARIPGADRRSPRHGQGGA; encoded by the coding sequence ATGGGTGCCGAGGTGGTCATCGAAGGTCTGACGAAGTCCTTCGGAAAGCAGACCATCTGGCGGGACGTGACGCTGACCCTGCCTCCCGGCGAGGTCTCGGCGATGCTCGGCCCGTCCGGAACCGGCAAGTCCGTGTTCCTGAAGTCGATGATCGGCCTGCTCAAGCCGGACCGCGGACGATGCGTCATCAACGGCGTCGACATCGTCACCTGCTCCGAGCACAAGCTGTACGAGATCCGGAAGCTCTTCGGCGTCCTGTTCCAGGACGGCGCGCTGTTCGGCTCGATGAACCTCTTCGACAACGTGGCCTTCCCGCTGCGGGAGCACACGAAGAAGTCCGAGACCGAGATCCGCCGGATCGTGCTCGAGAAGCTCGAGATCACCGGCCTCGCCGGCGCGGACAAAAAGCTCCCCGGCGAGATCTCCGGCGGTATGCGCAAGCGCGCCGGCCTCGCCCGCGCCCTCGTGCTGGACCCGGAGATCATCCTGGTCGACGAGCCGGACTCCGGCCTCGACCCGGTCCGCACGACCTACATCTCGCAGCTCTTCCTGGACGTCAACGCCCAGATCGACGCGACGTTCCTGATCGTGTCGCACAACATCAACCTCGCCCGCACGGTGCCGGACAACCTCGGCATGCTGTTCCGCAAGGAACTCGTCATGTTCGGCCCGCGCGAGGTCCTGCTGACCAGCGACGAACCGGTGGTCGAGCAGTTCCTCAACGGCCGCAAGCTCGGCCCGATCGGCATGTCCGAGGAGAAGGACAGCGCCCAGATGGCCCGCGAGCAGGCCGAGGCCGAGGCGGGCCACGGCGACGTGCTCAACGAGGACGTGCGCGGGGTCGTGCCGCAGATGCAGGTCAGCCCTGGCGTGCCGGAGCGCGGCGGGGCCAAGCGCCGGATGGACCGCGTGATGCGGATCCTGCACACGCTCCCGGCGGCGGCGCAGGAGGGGATCATCGAATCCCTCACCCCTGAGCAGCAGCGGCACTACAACGTGCGGCCCAACCCCGGTGCGTTCCACCACCAGGCCGGCCCCGAGGACACCCAGCAGCTGCCGCCGGTCGCCGCACCGGGCCCGGTGCCGAACCAGCACCAGGGACAGCTTCCCGCCGACCAGGTCGCGCGCATTCCGGGCGCGGACCGCCGGTCGCCCCGGCACGGGCAGGGTGGCGCGTGA
- the secE gene encoding preprotein translocase subunit SecE: MSDSDASGEHEQDDSGKQPGVESRPVSAAARRERRASARPAGKSEARPGSTRPSGKAGDKVAKPADAKGAPTPKRDRKAKKASVFARFTRFIREVWAELRKVIWPNRKQMVTYTAVVLVFVVFMVALVSGLDLGFKELVGLVFG; encoded by the coding sequence GTGAGCGACAGCGACGCCAGCGGCGAGCACGAGCAGGACGATTCGGGCAAGCAGCCCGGAGTCGAATCCCGCCCGGTGTCCGCCGCGGCTCGGCGCGAACGCCGCGCTTCCGCTCGGCCGGCAGGCAAGTCCGAGGCACGGCCGGGCTCGACCCGTCCGTCCGGCAAGGCGGGCGACAAGGTCGCGAAGCCCGCCGACGCCAAGGGCGCGCCGACCCCCAAGCGGGACCGGAAGGCGAAGAAGGCCTCGGTGTTCGCCCGGTTCACGCGGTTCATCCGCGAGGTCTGGGCCGAACTGCGCAAGGTCATCTGGCCCAACCGCAAGCAGATGGTCACCTACACCGCGGTCGTGCTGGTGTTCGTGGTGTTCATGGTGGCCCTCGTGAGCGGTCTCGACCTCGGCTTCAAGGAGCTGGTCGGGCTGGTCTTCGGCTGA
- a CDS encoding ABC transporter permease, with protein MLRETGNLFALGLDIIRGIFQRPFQFREFIQQAWFVASVTILPTALVAIPFGAVISLQFGALARQLGAQSYTGAGSVLATVQQASPLVTALLVAGAGGSAVCADIGARTIREEIDAMEVLGVSAVQRLIVPRTLAMMLVALLLNGMVSVIGVLGGYFFNVVLQGGTPGAYLSSFSALAQLPDLWVGEIKALIFGFIAAVVAAYRGLHPSGGPKGVGDAVNQSVVITFLLLFVVNFVITLIYLQLVPGKLD; from the coding sequence ATGCTGCGGGAGACCGGGAACCTGTTCGCGCTCGGCCTCGACATCATCCGCGGCATCTTCCAGCGCCCGTTCCAGTTCCGCGAGTTCATCCAGCAGGCCTGGTTCGTCGCGAGCGTGACGATCCTGCCGACGGCGCTCGTCGCGATCCCGTTCGGCGCGGTCATCTCGCTGCAGTTCGGCGCGCTCGCCCGCCAGCTCGGCGCGCAGTCCTACACCGGTGCCGGTTCGGTGCTGGCGACCGTGCAGCAGGCCAGTCCGCTGGTCACCGCGCTGCTGGTGGCCGGCGCAGGAGGAAGCGCGGTCTGTGCTGATATTGGCGCGCGGACCATCCGCGAGGAGATCGACGCGATGGAGGTGCTGGGCGTCTCGGCGGTCCAGCGCCTGATCGTGCCCCGCACGCTCGCCATGATGCTCGTCGCGCTCCTGCTCAACGGCATGGTCAGCGTCATCGGCGTGCTCGGCGGCTACTTCTTCAACGTCGTGCTCCAGGGCGGCACCCCTGGCGCGTACCTGTCCAGCTTCTCCGCGCTCGCCCAGCTGCCCGACCTCTGGGTCGGCGAGATCAAGGCGCTCATCTTCGGCTTCATCGCCGCGGTCGTGGCGGCTTATCGCGGCCTGCACCCGAGCGGCGGCCCGAAGGGCGTCGGCGACGCGGTGAACCAGTCGGTGGTCATCACGTTCCTGCTGCTTTTCGTGGTGAACTTCGTGATCACGCTGATCTACCTGCAGCTCGTGCCCGGAAAGCTGGACTGA
- the nusG gene encoding transcription termination/antitermination protein NusG, with protein MTSDNGTEAGRDLTELSDEQVQTAPGDEESAESVEVPVAEDEVAAADESDVAEESDDDVTEPAPEADDPVAALRAELKAAPGEWYVVHSYAGYENKVKTNLETRTQTLDVEDYIFQIEVPTEEVTEIKNGQRKQVQRKVLPGYILVRMDLNDQSWSAVRNTPGVTGFVGATSRPSPLTVDEVLKFLAPQVEKEAPAKAAKGGESAAAASSGAPAVEVDFEVGESVTVMDGPFATLPATISEVNVDGQKLKVLVSIFGRETPVELSFSQVSKI; from the coding sequence GTGACCTCCGACAACGGCACCGAAGCCGGTCGCGACCTGACCGAGCTTTCCGACGAGCAGGTGCAGACGGCGCCCGGCGACGAGGAGTCCGCCGAGTCCGTCGAGGTGCCCGTCGCCGAGGACGAGGTCGCCGCCGCCGACGAGTCCGACGTCGCCGAGGAATCGGACGACGACGTGACCGAGCCCGCCCCCGAGGCGGACGACCCGGTCGCCGCGCTGCGCGCCGAGCTCAAGGCCGCGCCGGGCGAGTGGTACGTCGTGCACTCGTACGCCGGTTACGAGAACAAGGTCAAGACCAACCTCGAGACGCGTACCCAGACCCTGGACGTCGAGGACTACATCTTCCAGATCGAGGTTCCGACCGAAGAGGTCACCGAGATCAAGAACGGCCAGCGCAAGCAGGTGCAGCGCAAGGTGCTGCCCGGCTACATCCTGGTCCGGATGGACCTCAACGACCAGTCGTGGAGCGCGGTGCGCAACACCCCGGGCGTCACCGGGTTCGTCGGGGCCACCTCGCGGCCGTCGCCGCTGACCGTGGACGAGGTGCTGAAGTTCCTCGCCCCGCAGGTCGAGAAGGAAGCCCCGGCCAAGGCGGCCAAGGGCGGGGAATCCGCCGCGGCCGCGTCGTCCGGCGCGCCCGCCGTCGAGGTCGACTTCGAGGTCGGCGAGTCGGTCACCGTCATGGACGGCCCGTTCGCCACGCTGCCCGCCACGATCTCCGAGGTCAACGTCGACGGGCAGAAGCTGAAGGTCCTGGTGTCGATCTTCGGCCGGGAGACCCCGGTCGAGCTCTCGTTCAGCCAGGTCTCCAAGATCTGA
- the rplL gene encoding 50S ribosomal protein L7/L12 — translation MAKLSTAELIDAFKELTLLELSDFVKEFEEVFDVTAAAPAAVVAAAPGAAPAEAAAEQDEFDVILDSAGDKKIQVIKVVREVVSGLGLKEAKELVEAAPKALLEKVDKEAAEAAKEKLEAAGAKISIK, via the coding sequence ATGGCGAAGCTGAGCACCGCCGAGCTGATCGACGCCTTCAAGGAGCTGACCCTCCTCGAGCTGTCGGACTTCGTGAAGGAGTTCGAAGAGGTCTTCGACGTCACCGCCGCCGCCCCGGCCGCCGTTGTCGCGGCCGCCCCGGGCGCCGCTCCGGCCGAGGCCGCCGCGGAGCAGGACGAGTTCGACGTCATCCTCGACTCGGCCGGCGACAAGAAGATCCAGGTCATCAAGGTCGTCCGCGAGGTCGTCTCCGGTCTGGGCCTGAAGGAGGCCAAGGAGCTGGTCGAGGCCGCTCCCAAGGCGCTCCTGGAGAAGGTCGACAAGGAGGCCGCCGAGGCCGCCAAGGAGAAGCTCGAGGCCGCTGGCGCCAAGATCTCCATCAAGTGA
- a CDS encoding alpha/beta fold hydrolase, with product MPTTFIAPDGLQLSYTVWEGDGRHRRPVVLHHGFAADTQVNWVNPGVVDALVKAGFTVIALDARGHGESEKPHDPAAYGEDIMAADLTALFDELGLEEVCLAGYSMGAIVSLLVATRDRRVRCLAVGGVGAGIVDFGGVDARVVNRSQIAAGLLAEDRSEVPSAARPFRRLARRAGADVEALAAVMHATPHGPMQLTNLSAATLILAGESDELATQPERLAAGIAGARLVRVPGNHMEAVAHPAFAASLVDFFAYSDTGETRLPISSPA from the coding sequence ATGCCAACGACGTTCATCGCCCCCGACGGGCTCCAGCTGAGCTACACCGTCTGGGAGGGCGACGGACGGCACCGGCGGCCCGTCGTGCTGCACCACGGTTTCGCCGCCGACACCCAGGTGAACTGGGTCAACCCCGGAGTCGTGGACGCGCTGGTCAAGGCGGGCTTCACGGTGATCGCGCTGGACGCGCGCGGGCACGGCGAGTCGGAGAAGCCGCACGACCCGGCGGCCTACGGCGAGGACATCATGGCCGCGGACCTGACCGCGCTGTTCGACGAACTCGGTTTGGAAGAGGTCTGCCTGGCGGGCTATTCGATGGGCGCGATCGTCTCGCTGCTGGTGGCTACGCGTGACCGGCGAGTCCGCTGCCTCGCGGTCGGCGGGGTCGGGGCGGGAATCGTGGACTTCGGCGGCGTGGACGCCCGGGTGGTCAACCGGAGCCAGATCGCGGCGGGACTGCTGGCCGAAGACCGGTCAGAGGTGCCCTCGGCGGCGCGCCCGTTCCGCCGCCTGGCCCGCCGGGCGGGCGCGGACGTCGAAGCGCTGGCCGCGGTCATGCACGCGACCCCGCACGGACCGATGCAGCTGACGAACCTCTCGGCGGCGACGCTGATCCTGGCCGGGGAGTCGGACGAACTGGCGACGCAGCCGGAGCGCCTCGCAGCGGGGATCGCGGGCGCGCGGCTGGTGCGGGTCCCGGGGAACCACATGGAAGCGGTGGCGCACCCGGCTTTCGCGGCGTCGTTGGTGGACTTCTTCGCGTACTCGGACACGGGGGAGACCCGGTTGCCGATCAGCTCGCCTGCCTGA
- a CDS encoding TIGR03619 family F420-dependent LLM class oxidoreductase, with translation MTTFRLGLALPQYGKLADPSAIAGFATEAERIGFASLWVGDRVLTPVSPKTYYPSGTPERPYPPEFVRFVDPLLALTIAANSTESARLGSSTLNGPLYSPVLLARSLTSLDLLSGGRLDVGLGLSWLRDEYTAAGVPWEHRGARLAELVEVLRTLWTADPAGHQSERWDIPDSLIGLRPMQRPGPPVLLGGASDAALRRVGRIADGWLPAGLPVPMLRQKWAVVVESAEKAGRDPESLRRVLRINPTPGSKVATIDDVAGQLKAAEAEGITEALVDLHYVAETVPHALALAGELHGAVFA, from the coding sequence GTGACCACCTTCCGGCTTGGGCTCGCTTTGCCGCAGTACGGCAAGCTCGCCGACCCCTCCGCCATCGCCGGCTTCGCCACCGAAGCGGAGCGCATCGGCTTCGCTTCGCTGTGGGTCGGCGACCGGGTTTTGACTCCGGTCTCCCCCAAGACCTATTACCCGTCCGGAACACCCGAACGGCCGTACCCGCCGGAGTTCGTCCGCTTCGTCGATCCGCTGCTGGCGCTCACGATCGCCGCGAACTCGACGGAGTCCGCACGGCTGGGGTCGAGCACTCTCAACGGCCCGCTCTACTCGCCGGTGCTGCTGGCGCGCTCCCTGACGTCGCTGGATCTGCTGTCCGGCGGCCGGCTCGACGTCGGACTCGGGCTCAGCTGGCTCCGCGACGAGTACACCGCCGCCGGGGTGCCGTGGGAGCACCGCGGCGCGCGGCTGGCCGAACTGGTCGAGGTGCTGCGGACGCTGTGGACCGCGGATCCGGCCGGGCACCAGAGCGAACGCTGGGACATCCCGGACTCGCTGATCGGCCTCCGTCCGATGCAGCGGCCCGGCCCGCCGGTGCTGCTGGGCGGGGCGTCGGACGCGGCGCTGCGGCGCGTCGGCCGGATCGCCGACGGCTGGCTGCCCGCCGGGCTCCCGGTCCCGATGCTGCGCCAGAAGTGGGCGGTGGTCGTCGAATCCGCGGAGAAGGCCGGACGGGATCCGGAGTCGCTGCGCCGGGTGCTGCGGATCAACCCGACGCCGGGTTCGAAGGTCGCGACCATCGACGACGTCGCAGGTCAGCTCAAGGCCGCGGAAGCCGAGGGCATCACCGAGGCGCTGGTCGATCTGCACTATGTGGCCGAAACCGTCCCGCATGCGCTGGCGCTGGCCGGCGAGCTGCACGGTGCTGTCTTTGCGTGA